From Ignavibacteria bacterium:
CATAAATTTGTGCAACCCGTTTGCTGCGCGAAGAATTTCCAATCCCGGACGCAAATACAGATGATACGTGTTTCCCAAAATTATTTGCGCGCCGATTTCCACCAATTCACGCTGCTCGATTGCTTTCACTGTTCCTTGCGTTCCTACCGGCATAAACGTTGGTGTTTCTATAACGCCGTGTTCCGTTTCAAGAAAACCAAGTCGCGCGTTGTTGTCGGTGGAGGAAAGAGAAAATTTCATTCGATGTGAGATATGGGATGTGCGATTTGAGTGTTGAGTAAAACTTTTCTACACATATCTCACATTTCGAATCATTTACTGGGTCGCCTGCATTCGCTTTATCTCGTCGCGAAGTTTTGCTGCCATTTCATAATCTTCGCGCGTAATGGCATCGTTCAATCGGCTTGTTAAGTTCTCTATACTTTTTAAACCCGTATCGCGTTGAGCTTTTTGCTTTGATTGTGGTGATGCAGTTTGTTTCTGCGTTTCATCTTCGGGAATAAATGATGCTTCGTCCATCACATCTTCATTCACATAAATCGGCGCTCCAAATCGAACAGCAAGCGCAATCGCATCACTTGGACGCGAATCAATCTCTCGGCTGTCAATATTGAGGTGAGCAAAAAATGTTCCGTCGCGTAAATCATTGATAACAACTTCGGAAAGCGATGAGCCTGTGGTTTCCAAAATATTTTTTACCAAATCGTGCGTGAGAGGTCGTGGCGGTTTTATTCCTTCCATTTCGAGCGCGATGGATTGTGCTTCAAATGCGCCAATGATAATCGGCAAACGACGCAAGCCATCTGTTTCACGAAGAATCAATGCGTACGCTCCTCCGCTTGTGGGACTTGTTGTAAGCCCGACAATATCAACTAAAATTCTATCGAGTGTTTTCATTTACAGTCCTGTAACTTTTTTTATTTCTTGTGTAAGTGGCGGAAG
This genomic window contains:
- a CDS encoding tRNA-guanine transglycosylase yields the protein MKFSLSSTDNNARLGFLETEHGVIETPTFMPVGTQGTVKAIEQRELVEIGAQIILGNTYHLYLRPGLEILRAANGLHKFM